In Nicotiana tabacum cultivar K326 chromosome 2, ASM71507v2, whole genome shotgun sequence, the following proteins share a genomic window:
- the LOC107793466 gene encoding valine--tRNA ligase, mitochondrial 1 isoform X2: MADSSGKSQETVKNCKTEAAAAASDGKELTPEELEKKKKKEEKAREKELKKLKAAQKAEAAKKGASNVSKAAKKKSSKREGEEENPEDYVDPETPLGEKKRLSRQMAKTFNPSAVEKSWYSWWEKSNFFVADPNSSKPPFVIVLPPPNVTGALHIGHALTAAIEDTIIRWRRMSGYNTLWVPGMDHAGIATQVVVEKKIMRERNLTRHDIGRENFVSEVWNWKNEYGGTILQQLRRLGASLDWSRECFTMDEKRSKAVTEAFVRLSNEGLIYRAPRMVHWDCVLRTAISDIEVEYTDIKERTLLSVPGYEEPVEFGVLTSFAYPLEGGLGEIVVATTRIETMLGDTAIAIHPEDKRYSHLHGRFAIHPFNGRRLPIVCDEILVDMNFGTGAVKITPAHDPNDFEVGQRHKLEFISIFTDDGNINSNAGPYFEGMPRFKARVAVTEALKEKGLYRDAKNNEMRLGICSRSNDVVEPLIKPQWFVNCKSMAKQALDAVTDDDNRKMEIIPKQYVAEWKRWLENIRDWCISRQLWWGHRIPAWYVTLHDDKQKEYGVCDDHWIVARNEEEARDLACRKFSGKEIVGLTQDSDVLDTWFSSGLFPLSVLGWPDDTADFKTFYPTSVLETGHDILFFWVARMVMLGIKLGGDVPFTKVYLHPMIRDAHGRKMSKSLGNVIDPLEVINGIELAGLHKRLKEGNLDAKEFERAKEGQAKDFPSGIPECGADALRFALVSYTAQSDKINLDIQRVVGYRQWCNKLWNAIRFAMSKLGEDYTPPTKIVPREMPFSCQWILSALNKAIAKTVSSLESYDFSDAATAVYSWWQFQLCDVFIEVIKPYFAGDNPEFVSARRFAQDTLWLCLDNGLRLLHPFMPFVTEELWQRLPASGNSIKKESIVISDYPSTIESWNNDSVEAEMEKVSSIVKGLRSKRALLPPKERFARREAFVLCRTNDNVETIKSCELEICTLAALSSLKVSSDSDAAPTQWLTEVVDESITVFLEEKGTTINPKDEVERLKKKREETRKQYENLNKVMSASGYKEKVPPNVHEDNTSKLGVLKQELESFEENIERLRRQIEAL, from the exons ATG GCTGACTCGTCGGGTAAATCACAAGAGACTGTGAAAAATTGTAAAACGGAG GCGGCGGCGGCAGCATCAGACGGAAAGGAATTAACCCCAGAAGAGctcgaaaagaaaaagaaaaaagaagaaaag GCTAGAGAGAAAGAGTTGAAAAAACTCAAGGCCGCCCAAAAAGCGGAAGCAGCAAAAAAG GGCGCCTCCAATGTGTCAAAGGCTGCTAAGAAGAAGAGCTCAAAAAGGGAAGGTGAAGAGGAAAACCCTGAGGATTATGTTGATCCAGAAACACCTCTGGGGGAGAAGAAGAGGCTCTCCCGTCAAATGGCAAAGACTTTTAATCCCAGTGCTGTAGAGAAATC GTGGTATTCTTGGTGGGAGAAGTCCAATTTCTTCGTTGCAGACCCGAACAGCTCTAAACCACCTTTTGTGATT GTCTTGCCCCCACCAAATGTGACTGGTGCTCTCCATATCGGACATGCACTCACTGCTGCCATCGAG GATACAATTATTCGTTGGCGGAGAATGTCCGGATACAATACCTTGTGGGTGCCAGGGATGGATCATGCTGGGATCGCAACACAG GTTGTTGTGGAGAAGAAGATTATGCGGGAGAGGAATTTGACTAGACATGATATTGGGCGTGAGAACTTTGTATCTGAA GTCTGGAACTGGAAGAATGAGTATGGGGGTACTATACTGCAGCAATTACGTCGCTTGGGTGCGTCACTTGATTGGTCTCGCGAG TGCTTTACCATGGATGAGAAAAGGTCTAAAGCTGTTACTGAAGCATTTGTGAGACTGTCCAATGAAGGTCTTATATACAG GGCTCCACGTATGGTGCATTGGGATTGTGTCTTGCGTACTGCAATATCTGATATTGAG GTCGAATATACAGATATCAAAGAGAGGACACTTCTGAGTGTTCCTGGATATGAGGAGCCTGTGGAGTTCGGGGTGCTGACATCATTTGCTTACCCCTTGGAAGGTGGCCTTGGTGAAATTGTTGTGGCGACTACCAGAATTGAAACAATGCTTGGTGATACTGCAATTGCTATACATCCTGAAGACAAAAGATACAGTCACCTTCATGGGAGATTTGCTATTCATCCATTCAATGGACGAAGGCTTCCAATAGTTTGTGATGAAATACTTGTAGATATGAATTTTGGGACTGGTGCTGTTAAG ATAACTCCAGCCCATGATCCAAATGATTTCGAGGTTGGACAGCGTCACAAGCTTGAATTCATAAGCATTTTTACTGATGATGGGAATATAAATAGTAATGCGGGCCCATACTTTGAAGGAATGCCTCGTTTCAAAGCTCGTGTCGCTGTGACTGAAGCTTTAAAGGAAAAG GGTCTCTACAGGGATGCTAAGAATAACGAGATGCGCCTTGGAATTTGTTCAAGAAGTAATGATGTGGTGGAACCTCTTATAAAGCCCCAGTGGTTTGTCAACTGCAAAAGTATGGCCAAACAGGCTCTGGATGCTGTTACGGATGATGATAACCGGAAAATGGAGATCATCCCAAAGCAATATGTTGCTGAATGGAAAAG ATGGCTTGAGAATATCCGTGATTGGTGCATCTCAAGGCAGCTTTGGTGGGGTCATCGTATTCCAGCTTGGTATGTGACACTGCATGATGATAAGCAGAAGGAATATGGTGTATGCGACGATCACTGGATTGTCGCTAGAAACGAAGAAGAGGCTCGAGATTTGGCTTGTAGGAAATTTTCAGGGAAGGAGATTGTTGGGCTCACTCAAGATTCAGATGTGCTGGATACCTGGTTTTCTTCTGGTCTTTTTCCATTATCTGTATTAGGGTGGCCAGATGATACTGCAGATTTCAAAACATTTTATCCAACTTCGGTTCTTGAAACTGGACATGATATTCTCTTCTTCTGGGTTGCACGTATGGTGATGTTGGGAATAAAGCTGGGAGGTGATGTGCCATTTACGAAG GTTTATTTGCATCCAATGATCCGTGATGCACATGGGCGTAAGATGTCCAAGTCATTGGGAAATGTTATTGATCCTCTTGAAGTTATTAATGGAATTGAACTTGCTGGACTTCATAAGAGATTAAAGGAGGGTAACCTGGACGCCAAAGAATTTGAGAGGGCAAAAGAGGGACAGGCAAAGGACTTTCCTAGTGGTATTCCTGAATGTGGTGCAGATGCTCTTCGATTTGCCCTAGTCTCATACACTGCCCAG TCCGATAAGATCAATCTGGATATTCAAAGAGTGGTTGGGTATCGTCAATGGTGTAACAAACTGTGGAATGCCATTAGGTTTGCCATGAGTAAACTGGGTGAAGATTACACCCCTCCAACAAAGATAGTTCCTCGTGAAATGCCTTTTAGCTGCCAATGGATACTCTCAGCACTTAACAAGGCCATTGCGAAAACTGTCTCATCCCTGGAATCTTATGATTTCTCCGATGCAGCAACAGCGGTATATTCGTGGTGGCAGTTCCAGTTGTGTGATGTTTTCATAGAAGTAATCAAGCCATACTTTGCCGGTGATAATCCTGAATTTGTATCTGCAAGAAGATTTGCTCAAGACACCCTGTGGCTTTGTTTAGATAACGGATTGAGATTACTCCATCCATTTATGCCATTTGTCACCGAAGAATTATGGCAGCGCCTTCCTGCTAGCGGGAATTCTATAAAGAAAGAATCAATAGTGATAAGTGATTATCCTTCAACTATAGAG AGCTGGAATAATGATAGTGTGGAAGCTGAGATGGAAAAAGTATCATCCATTGTTAAAGGATTAAGGTCGAAGAGAGCATTGTTGCCTCCAAAGGAGAGATTTGCAAG GCGAGAAGCATTTGTGCTTTGCCGGACAAATGATAATGTGGAGACGATAAAAAGCTGCGAACTGGAGATTTGCACTCTAGCCGCATTGTCATCTTTGAAG GTCTCAAGTGACAGTGATGCAGCTCCAACTCAGTGGCTGACAGAAGTTGTGGATGAGTCCATCACAGTTTTTCTCGAGGAAAAAGGGACTACTATTAACCCAAAGGATGAAGTTGAAAGGCtcaaaaagaagagagaagagacGAGGAA GCAATATGAAAACTTAAACAAAGTCATGAGTGCCTCTGGCTACAAAGAGAAAGTTCCGCCTAACGTCCATGAAGACAATACATCGAAACTTGGTGTCCTCAAGCAAGAACTGGAATCATTCGAAGAGAATATTGAGCGTCTCAGACGTCAAATTGAGGCACTATAG
- the LOC107793466 gene encoding valine--tRNA ligase, mitochondrial 1 isoform X1, translating into MADSSGKSQETVKNCKTEAAAAASDGKELTPEELEKKKKKEEKAREKELKKLKAAQKAEAAKKAQGASNVSKAAKKKSSKREGEEENPEDYVDPETPLGEKKRLSRQMAKTFNPSAVEKSWYSWWEKSNFFVADPNSSKPPFVIVLPPPNVTGALHIGHALTAAIEDTIIRWRRMSGYNTLWVPGMDHAGIATQVVVEKKIMRERNLTRHDIGRENFVSEVWNWKNEYGGTILQQLRRLGASLDWSRECFTMDEKRSKAVTEAFVRLSNEGLIYRAPRMVHWDCVLRTAISDIEVEYTDIKERTLLSVPGYEEPVEFGVLTSFAYPLEGGLGEIVVATTRIETMLGDTAIAIHPEDKRYSHLHGRFAIHPFNGRRLPIVCDEILVDMNFGTGAVKITPAHDPNDFEVGQRHKLEFISIFTDDGNINSNAGPYFEGMPRFKARVAVTEALKEKGLYRDAKNNEMRLGICSRSNDVVEPLIKPQWFVNCKSMAKQALDAVTDDDNRKMEIIPKQYVAEWKRWLENIRDWCISRQLWWGHRIPAWYVTLHDDKQKEYGVCDDHWIVARNEEEARDLACRKFSGKEIVGLTQDSDVLDTWFSSGLFPLSVLGWPDDTADFKTFYPTSVLETGHDILFFWVARMVMLGIKLGGDVPFTKVYLHPMIRDAHGRKMSKSLGNVIDPLEVINGIELAGLHKRLKEGNLDAKEFERAKEGQAKDFPSGIPECGADALRFALVSYTAQSDKINLDIQRVVGYRQWCNKLWNAIRFAMSKLGEDYTPPTKIVPREMPFSCQWILSALNKAIAKTVSSLESYDFSDAATAVYSWWQFQLCDVFIEVIKPYFAGDNPEFVSARRFAQDTLWLCLDNGLRLLHPFMPFVTEELWQRLPASGNSIKKESIVISDYPSTIESWNNDSVEAEMEKVSSIVKGLRSKRALLPPKERFARREAFVLCRTNDNVETIKSCELEICTLAALSSLKVSSDSDAAPTQWLTEVVDESITVFLEEKGTTINPKDEVERLKKKREETRKQYENLNKVMSASGYKEKVPPNVHEDNTSKLGVLKQELESFEENIERLRRQIEAL; encoded by the exons ATG GCTGACTCGTCGGGTAAATCACAAGAGACTGTGAAAAATTGTAAAACGGAG GCGGCGGCGGCAGCATCAGACGGAAAGGAATTAACCCCAGAAGAGctcgaaaagaaaaagaaaaaagaagaaaag GCTAGAGAGAAAGAGTTGAAAAAACTCAAGGCCGCCCAAAAAGCGGAAGCAGCAAAAAAG GCACAGGGCGCCTCCAATGTGTCAAAGGCTGCTAAGAAGAAGAGCTCAAAAAGGGAAGGTGAAGAGGAAAACCCTGAGGATTATGTTGATCCAGAAACACCTCTGGGGGAGAAGAAGAGGCTCTCCCGTCAAATGGCAAAGACTTTTAATCCCAGTGCTGTAGAGAAATC GTGGTATTCTTGGTGGGAGAAGTCCAATTTCTTCGTTGCAGACCCGAACAGCTCTAAACCACCTTTTGTGATT GTCTTGCCCCCACCAAATGTGACTGGTGCTCTCCATATCGGACATGCACTCACTGCTGCCATCGAG GATACAATTATTCGTTGGCGGAGAATGTCCGGATACAATACCTTGTGGGTGCCAGGGATGGATCATGCTGGGATCGCAACACAG GTTGTTGTGGAGAAGAAGATTATGCGGGAGAGGAATTTGACTAGACATGATATTGGGCGTGAGAACTTTGTATCTGAA GTCTGGAACTGGAAGAATGAGTATGGGGGTACTATACTGCAGCAATTACGTCGCTTGGGTGCGTCACTTGATTGGTCTCGCGAG TGCTTTACCATGGATGAGAAAAGGTCTAAAGCTGTTACTGAAGCATTTGTGAGACTGTCCAATGAAGGTCTTATATACAG GGCTCCACGTATGGTGCATTGGGATTGTGTCTTGCGTACTGCAATATCTGATATTGAG GTCGAATATACAGATATCAAAGAGAGGACACTTCTGAGTGTTCCTGGATATGAGGAGCCTGTGGAGTTCGGGGTGCTGACATCATTTGCTTACCCCTTGGAAGGTGGCCTTGGTGAAATTGTTGTGGCGACTACCAGAATTGAAACAATGCTTGGTGATACTGCAATTGCTATACATCCTGAAGACAAAAGATACAGTCACCTTCATGGGAGATTTGCTATTCATCCATTCAATGGACGAAGGCTTCCAATAGTTTGTGATGAAATACTTGTAGATATGAATTTTGGGACTGGTGCTGTTAAG ATAACTCCAGCCCATGATCCAAATGATTTCGAGGTTGGACAGCGTCACAAGCTTGAATTCATAAGCATTTTTACTGATGATGGGAATATAAATAGTAATGCGGGCCCATACTTTGAAGGAATGCCTCGTTTCAAAGCTCGTGTCGCTGTGACTGAAGCTTTAAAGGAAAAG GGTCTCTACAGGGATGCTAAGAATAACGAGATGCGCCTTGGAATTTGTTCAAGAAGTAATGATGTGGTGGAACCTCTTATAAAGCCCCAGTGGTTTGTCAACTGCAAAAGTATGGCCAAACAGGCTCTGGATGCTGTTACGGATGATGATAACCGGAAAATGGAGATCATCCCAAAGCAATATGTTGCTGAATGGAAAAG ATGGCTTGAGAATATCCGTGATTGGTGCATCTCAAGGCAGCTTTGGTGGGGTCATCGTATTCCAGCTTGGTATGTGACACTGCATGATGATAAGCAGAAGGAATATGGTGTATGCGACGATCACTGGATTGTCGCTAGAAACGAAGAAGAGGCTCGAGATTTGGCTTGTAGGAAATTTTCAGGGAAGGAGATTGTTGGGCTCACTCAAGATTCAGATGTGCTGGATACCTGGTTTTCTTCTGGTCTTTTTCCATTATCTGTATTAGGGTGGCCAGATGATACTGCAGATTTCAAAACATTTTATCCAACTTCGGTTCTTGAAACTGGACATGATATTCTCTTCTTCTGGGTTGCACGTATGGTGATGTTGGGAATAAAGCTGGGAGGTGATGTGCCATTTACGAAG GTTTATTTGCATCCAATGATCCGTGATGCACATGGGCGTAAGATGTCCAAGTCATTGGGAAATGTTATTGATCCTCTTGAAGTTATTAATGGAATTGAACTTGCTGGACTTCATAAGAGATTAAAGGAGGGTAACCTGGACGCCAAAGAATTTGAGAGGGCAAAAGAGGGACAGGCAAAGGACTTTCCTAGTGGTATTCCTGAATGTGGTGCAGATGCTCTTCGATTTGCCCTAGTCTCATACACTGCCCAG TCCGATAAGATCAATCTGGATATTCAAAGAGTGGTTGGGTATCGTCAATGGTGTAACAAACTGTGGAATGCCATTAGGTTTGCCATGAGTAAACTGGGTGAAGATTACACCCCTCCAACAAAGATAGTTCCTCGTGAAATGCCTTTTAGCTGCCAATGGATACTCTCAGCACTTAACAAGGCCATTGCGAAAACTGTCTCATCCCTGGAATCTTATGATTTCTCCGATGCAGCAACAGCGGTATATTCGTGGTGGCAGTTCCAGTTGTGTGATGTTTTCATAGAAGTAATCAAGCCATACTTTGCCGGTGATAATCCTGAATTTGTATCTGCAAGAAGATTTGCTCAAGACACCCTGTGGCTTTGTTTAGATAACGGATTGAGATTACTCCATCCATTTATGCCATTTGTCACCGAAGAATTATGGCAGCGCCTTCCTGCTAGCGGGAATTCTATAAAGAAAGAATCAATAGTGATAAGTGATTATCCTTCAACTATAGAG AGCTGGAATAATGATAGTGTGGAAGCTGAGATGGAAAAAGTATCATCCATTGTTAAAGGATTAAGGTCGAAGAGAGCATTGTTGCCTCCAAAGGAGAGATTTGCAAG GCGAGAAGCATTTGTGCTTTGCCGGACAAATGATAATGTGGAGACGATAAAAAGCTGCGAACTGGAGATTTGCACTCTAGCCGCATTGTCATCTTTGAAG GTCTCAAGTGACAGTGATGCAGCTCCAACTCAGTGGCTGACAGAAGTTGTGGATGAGTCCATCACAGTTTTTCTCGAGGAAAAAGGGACTACTATTAACCCAAAGGATGAAGTTGAAAGGCtcaaaaagaagagagaagagacGAGGAA GCAATATGAAAACTTAAACAAAGTCATGAGTGCCTCTGGCTACAAAGAGAAAGTTCCGCCTAACGTCCATGAAGACAATACATCGAAACTTGGTGTCCTCAAGCAAGAACTGGAATCATTCGAAGAGAATATTGAGCGTCTCAGACGTCAAATTGAGGCACTATAG
- the LOC107793464 gene encoding uncharacterized protein LOC107793464 yields MGHRNLFNMSQIFETEDDQRWNLPEQPPLSFARAGAPESSNLVYPVDNMSIDGTHHSAQGSYASRPSGYSSSNQNMEIPHCQPQVQGPLHDPFLHSGTGGFHMIHESYPHQASSSTHGGQTYHGVDGGLVDLTMGSGRGRYKRKSPGIPAGGESGSTSRYFDAGSSSDIPSDSWHEKQNPDSHYTTWGLHPSYRGNNLSIGGEGSQRNVRSRSAFDLQSNVGRAHITSNPSHHSNSSRTTTDYCSSVNYLAPSSNSSTREWNHAVMPPAVTHGRNFSSDTGFYCYDMNHYDMVTGNISTSLEMGSYHNDFTPNRSSLPQHLPGNLQSSRGVRSSYIQRSSPSFRTSSSYLRHGHVGTSDDASQLFAEGYSSRHSRPLSTLGPRSSDRNGRTRISSDRYRSLAGEAGFREQLASEGVIIPDRSTLYGSRSLFDQHRDMRLDIDNMGYEELLALGERIGHVNTGLSEELISKCMTESIYCSSDQIHEEGTCVICLEEYVNMDDVGSLKSCSHDFHVGCIRRWLSMKNSCPICKKTALDDDMKEK; encoded by the exons ATGGGGCACAGAAATTTATTCAACATGTCTCAGATATTTGAGACAGAAGATGATCAGAGATGGAATCTTCCAGAGCAGCCACCTTTGTCTTTCG CACGGGCTGGTGCTCCTGAAAGCAGTAATCTTGTTTATCCAGTGGACAATATGTCAATCGACGGGACACACCATTCTGCTCAGGGGAGTTATGCCTCCAGGCCAAGTGGATATTCTTCCTCGAATCAAAATATGGAAATTCCACACTGTCAGCCACAGGTTCAAGGTCCTCTTCATGATCCTTTTCTGCATTCAGGTACTGGAGGTTTTCATATGATCCATGAGAGTTATCCACATCAAGCATCTTCATCAACCCATGGAGGTCAGACGTATCATGGGGTGGATGGTGGCCTCGTTGACCTCACAATGGGCAGCGGGAGAGGGCGATACAAACGTAAGAGTCCTGGTATACCCGCAGGTGGCGAAAGTGGTAGTACGAGCAGATACTTCGATGCTGGCAGTTCATCTGATATCCCTTCTGACTCTTGGCATGAGAAACAAAATCCAGACTCTCATTACACGACTTGGGGTTTACATCCTAGTTACAGAGGTAATAATCTGTCTATTGGAGGTGAAGGTTCTCAAAGGAATGTAAGAAGCAGATCTGCATTTGATCTGCAAAGTAATGTGGGAAGGGCACATATAACAAGTAATCCTTCACATCACTCTAACAGCAGTAGAACAACCACTGATTATTGTAGTTCAGTGAACTATCTAGCTCCAAGTTCTAATTCTTCAACAAGGGAATGGAACCATGCAGTCATGCCCCCTGCTGTCACTCATGGGAGGAATTTCTCTTCTG ATACAGGCTTCTATTGTTATGATATGAACCACTACGATATGGTAACTGGCAATATATCTACCTCTCTGGAGATGGGGAGTTACCACAATGATTTCACCCCAAACAGAAGTTCCCTTCCTCAACATTTGCCTGGCAACTTGCAATCTTCGAGGGGAGTCCGAAGTAGCTACATTCAAAGATCTTCCCCTTCTTTCAGGACTTCGTCAAGCTATTTGCGCCATGGGCATGTTGGTACTTCAGATGACGCATCACAGTTGTTTGCTGAAGGTTACTCCTCAAGACATTCACGTCCATTGTCTACTCTAGGACCACGCAGTAGTGACCGAAATGGGAGAACTAGGATATCTAGTGATAGGTACAGATCATTGGCTGGTGAGGCAGGTTTTCGTGAGCAACTTGCATCTGAG GGTGTTATTATTCCAGATCGCTCTACTTTATACGGATCCAGAAGCCTGTTTGATCAGCATAGGGACATGAGACTTGATATTGACAACATGGGCTATGAG GAACTTCTTGCACTTGGAGAAAGAATTGGTCACGTCAATACTGGCTTGTCGGAGGAGCTGATTTCAAAGTGCATGACCGAGTCAATTTATTGCTCCTCTGACCAAATTCATGAGGAAGGAACTTGTGTTATCTGTTTG GAAGAGTATGTGAATATGGATGATGTTGGGAGCTTGAAATCATGCAGCCATGATTTTCATGTCGGGTGCATAAGAAGATGGTTGTCGATGAAGAACTCGTGTCCGATCTGCAAGAAAACTGCATTGGATGACGATATGAAAGAAAAATGA